One window from the genome of Prosthecobacter sp. SYSU 5D2 encodes:
- the coaD gene encoding pantetheine-phosphate adenylyltransferase, which yields MRRAIYPGSFDPITNGHLDVLQRAAGLFDELIVAVAQDNAKQSLFTLDERVELLVGATEHISNLRVMPFQGLLVDFAKQQSAVALVRGLRAVSDFEFEFQLALMNRKLEPNLETMFLMPREELTYISSRLVKEIARLGGNVNQFVPPHVVVALKKKQSA from the coding sequence ATGCGCCGCGCCATTTATCCAGGAAGTTTTGATCCCATCACCAATGGCCACCTTGACGTGCTGCAAAGGGCCGCCGGGCTGTTTGATGAGCTGATTGTGGCCGTGGCCCAGGACAATGCCAAGCAGAGCCTCTTCACCCTGGATGAACGCGTGGAACTGCTGGTCGGCGCGACGGAGCACATCTCCAATCTGCGCGTCATGCCTTTTCAGGGCCTGCTGGTGGACTTCGCCAAACAGCAGTCTGCCGTGGCCTTGGTCAGGGGCCTGCGCGCAGTGAGCGATTTTGAATTTGAATTCCAACTGGCCCTGATGAACCGCAAGCTGGAACCCAACCTCGAAACAATGTTCCTCATGCCACGGGAAGAACTCACCTACATCAGCAGCCGGCTGGTCAAAGAGATCGCCCGGCTGGGAGGCAATGTGAACCAGTTCGTGCCGCCGCACGTCGTCGTCGCGCTGAAGAAGAAACAGTCAGCCTGA
- the rpmF gene encoding 50S ribosomal protein L32 produces MANPKRRQSKSRQRLRQGANRWRAPVLKSCPECGTSVPGHVACPSCGYYKGRQVLNITAGE; encoded by the coding sequence ATGGCCAATCCAAAACGCAGACAATCCAAGAGCCGCCAACGCCTCCGTCAGGGAGCCAACCGCTGGCGCGCCCCCGTCCTCAAGAGCTGCCCTGAGTGCGGCACTTCCGTTCCCGGCCATGTGGCCTGCCCTTCATGCGGCTACTACAAAGGCCGTCAGGTGCTGAACATCACCGCAGGCGAGTAA
- a CDS encoding Gfo/Idh/MocA family oxidoreductase: MKRIPLSSRREFLTKTAAVIGFPTIIPASVLGQNAPSNKITMAVLGWGMMGPGNTNKFLAEADCRILAACDIDKRNLEKAVGTVNAAYKNTDCKGYHDYREVMARGDIDTVMLALPDNWHALTSIEAAKNGKDIYGEKPLARTIAEQQAIVGAVQRYGRIWQTGSWQRSEDNFRIGAEIVRNGLIGKLTHVEVGLPAGHNDFAKTGDKWNVTPPPAELDYEMWIGPAAMQDYIECRVHKNWRWDYNIGGGQLLDWIGHHCDIAHWGMDMDSSGPSLVKPLQVDMPPRTDIWNTATKYRAEATYAGDVIMTIAGGHDDIKMGTKWAGTDGWVYVNRNGTYDASKAELKKIIKKREGDKVVEASTAPKLGDDVIKTRLYETPGHHRNFLDCVKSRKPTVTPVETAHRSATPGHLALIAFLVNRPIRWDPVTETILDDPEASRLLTREYRGNWKLEA, from the coding sequence ATGAAACGAATTCCTCTTTCTTCCCGCCGTGAATTTCTGACCAAAACGGCTGCCGTCATCGGCTTTCCCACCATCATTCCCGCGAGCGTGCTGGGGCAAAACGCCCCTTCTAACAAGATCACCATGGCCGTGCTGGGATGGGGCATGATGGGGCCGGGTAATACGAACAAGTTCCTGGCTGAAGCTGACTGCCGCATTCTGGCCGCCTGTGACATTGATAAACGCAACCTGGAAAAAGCGGTCGGCACAGTCAATGCGGCTTACAAAAACACGGATTGCAAAGGCTACCACGATTATCGCGAGGTCATGGCCAGGGGTGATATTGACACGGTCATGCTCGCCCTGCCGGACAACTGGCATGCGCTGACTTCGATTGAAGCAGCCAAAAACGGCAAGGATATTTACGGAGAAAAACCTCTTGCCCGGACCATCGCCGAGCAGCAGGCCATCGTTGGTGCGGTCCAGCGCTATGGCCGGATCTGGCAGACGGGCTCCTGGCAACGCAGCGAGGACAATTTCCGCATTGGCGCAGAGATCGTGCGCAACGGCCTGATCGGCAAGCTCACCCATGTGGAAGTCGGCCTGCCTGCCGGTCACAACGATTTTGCCAAAACCGGGGACAAATGGAATGTCACTCCACCGCCTGCAGAACTGGACTATGAGATGTGGATCGGCCCGGCCGCCATGCAGGATTACATTGAATGCCGCGTCCATAAAAACTGGCGCTGGGACTATAATATCGGCGGCGGCCAGCTTCTCGACTGGATCGGCCACCATTGTGACATCGCCCATTGGGGCATGGACATGGACAGCAGCGGCCCTTCTTTGGTCAAACCGCTCCAGGTGGACATGCCGCCTCGCACGGACATCTGGAACACGGCGACCAAATATCGCGCCGAGGCCACCTACGCAGGAGATGTCATCATGACCATCGCCGGCGGCCACGATGACATCAAAATGGGCACCAAGTGGGCCGGCACCGATGGATGGGTGTATGTGAACCGCAACGGCACGTATGATGCCTCCAAAGCGGAGCTGAAAAAGATCATCAAAAAACGCGAGGGAGACAAAGTGGTGGAAGCCTCCACCGCGCCAAAACTGGGGGACGACGTCATCAAGACCCGCCTGTACGAGACACCCGGGCATCACCGTAATTTCCTGGACTGTGTGAAGTCCCGCAAGCCAACTGTCACCCCGGTGGAAACCGCCCACCGCAGCGCCACGCCCGGGCATCTGGCGCTGATTGCCTTCCTCGTAAACCGGCCCATCCGATGGGACCCTGTCACCGAGACCATTCTCGATGACCCGGAGGCGTCCAGGCTTCTCACCCGCGAATACCGGGGCAACTGGAAACTGGAGGCGTGA
- a CDS encoding thioesterase family protein has product MNDENTTIETREEVMFFDTDIGGVVHNIAYLRMIETARTRLAAKLGMKLRDMAQTQVYPVVVRTEIDYRKPATLGDELVITGRLDSVERVRFWCAFEVRRAGEETVLITCRQSLALVQMPQGKPMRLPEDWMMKYKHLFLKKR; this is encoded by the coding sequence ATGAACGACGAAAACACCACCATCGAGACGCGCGAGGAAGTCATGTTTTTTGATACTGACATTGGCGGTGTCGTCCACAACATCGCCTACTTGCGCATGATCGAAACGGCCAGGACCCGCTTGGCCGCCAAGCTCGGCATGAAGTTACGGGATATGGCCCAGACGCAGGTTTATCCCGTGGTTGTGCGGACGGAAATTGATTACCGGAAGCCAGCCACCTTGGGGGATGAACTGGTCATCACCGGCCGTCTGGACAGCGTGGAGCGTGTGCGTTTCTGGTGTGCGTTTGAGGTCCGCAGGGCAGGGGAAGAGACGGTGCTCATCACCTGCCGCCAGTCCTTGGCGCTCGTCCAGATGCCCCAGGGGAAGCCCATGCGTCTGCCGGAAGACTGGATGATGAAGTACAAGCACCTCTTCTTAAAGAAGCGCTGA